The following are encoded in a window of Streptomyces griseiscabiei genomic DNA:
- a CDS encoding glycosyl hydrolase: MTPISRRRLCADVAALSVGTPALLSVAGAAAAGTTGSAGSVGSAVTADHPAFPAIARGFASIGESVRPKIRYWWPCGEISAEAVETEMRQIAGRGFAAAEIQCIFTADPDRFGWGGATLTERLEQAVAAGRRHGLRIDLTVGPAWPLVVPGLGPDSRQAAQELTYGRSVVAGGSTYTGPVPAAPEPHTGVTEQTLVAVQAFRRTGSGGAKPVVLERSSRVDLTDAVHDGVLSWTAPAGGQWLVLGFWQRGTGQAAVVGQSVSAQPAYVPDHFAAAGVRAATGYWDEHVLTPRLRRLLRDNGGDLFEDSLELDSALHWTWDLPKRFEKLRGYALRPNLPVLFIDGIHRQYTSVTLDATPDFEFTDGSGARVREDYCQTLTDLYISDHVEPLKNWAHALGLRFRAQPYGTTIDTPTVAAALDVNETESLGVGTGYEDDPSRWISSGSVHLSGQKIFSLEGCATFNEAYAQTWPDMLKHFNTAFAHGVNQIVYHGFATGTGMGVTGWPGFSPFTTEGGNGFSEAWGPRQPTWADTHLVTDWTARMQWVLRQGRPSVDLAVYRHRYGPDVRVPDGAAGFTYDFTGPAQLEGTRVGGGRLAPDGPAYRALILDRQPTLPVATARLLLSHARAGLPVVVVGNLPTRTPGAHAAEEQTARLTRLLGQLLDQPSVRRVADQRDLAGALKALGVAPSADVRAAPGLLTVRRTLPTGELYYVHNPTSSSVTADIRVEGTGRPYELDAWSGKVTPLGLYRTGRGHITLPVDLAPAGSTVIALDGRRVRHATATTGGTVTVSDSGRLRLRATASGRYTVTLDDGRKRHVVIPSPGEEQRLDSWHLTVEDWRRGPDGERATTVHELDLDQLSPWSDIPGLRDVSGIGTYTTTVRLGRSDGAWLDLGRVTDTFEVTVNGRRLPPPDQISHRLDLAGHLREGANTITVRVATPLRNRLRVTDGFPGQAGMPRQEYGLIGPVSLVPYRESPILDTTTGAVAG, from the coding sequence ATGACCCCCATATCCCGCAGGCGCCTGTGCGCGGACGTCGCAGCGCTGTCGGTCGGCACGCCCGCGCTCCTCTCCGTGGCCGGGGCCGCTGCCGCAGGCACGACCGGTTCGGCAGGTTCGGTAGGTTCGGCTGTGACCGCGGACCACCCCGCGTTCCCGGCGATCGCTCGCGGATTCGCCTCCATCGGCGAATCCGTCCGGCCCAAGATCCGGTACTGGTGGCCGTGCGGCGAGATCTCCGCGGAGGCGGTCGAGACGGAGATGCGTCAGATCGCCGGCCGGGGCTTCGCCGCCGCCGAGATCCAGTGCATCTTCACCGCCGATCCGGACCGGTTCGGGTGGGGCGGCGCGACATTGACCGAGCGGCTCGAACAGGCAGTCGCGGCGGGTCGGCGGCATGGGCTGCGCATCGATCTGACCGTCGGTCCGGCCTGGCCCCTGGTGGTGCCCGGACTGGGCCCGGACAGTCGGCAGGCCGCACAGGAACTGACGTACGGCAGGTCGGTCGTCGCGGGCGGCAGTACGTACACCGGTCCGGTACCGGCGGCTCCCGAACCGCACACGGGGGTGACCGAGCAGACGCTCGTGGCAGTACAGGCGTTCCGCCGTACGGGTTCCGGCGGGGCGAAGCCCGTTGTGCTGGAGCGGAGTTCGAGGGTGGACCTGACCGATGCCGTGCACGACGGCGTCCTTTCCTGGACCGCTCCGGCCGGTGGGCAGTGGCTGGTCCTCGGCTTCTGGCAGCGCGGTACCGGACAGGCGGCCGTGGTCGGGCAGAGTGTCTCCGCTCAACCGGCCTATGTGCCGGACCACTTCGCCGCCGCGGGCGTCCGTGCCGCGACGGGCTACTGGGACGAGCATGTGCTCACTCCCCGGCTCCGCCGTCTGCTTCGGGACAACGGCGGTGACCTGTTCGAGGACTCTCTGGAGCTGGATTCCGCTCTGCACTGGACCTGGGACCTGCCGAAGCGATTCGAGAAGCTGCGCGGCTACGCGCTGCGCCCCAACCTGCCGGTGCTGTTCATCGACGGCATCCACCGGCAATACACGTCCGTGACCCTCGATGCCACACCGGACTTCGAGTTCACCGACGGGAGTGGCGCGCGCGTCCGCGAGGACTACTGCCAGACCCTGACGGACCTCTACATCAGCGACCACGTAGAGCCGCTGAAGAACTGGGCGCACGCCCTCGGCCTGCGATTTCGCGCTCAGCCCTACGGCACGACCATCGACACGCCCACCGTCGCCGCCGCGCTGGACGTGAACGAGACCGAGTCGCTCGGCGTCGGCACCGGCTACGAAGACGATCCCTCCCGGTGGATCTCCTCAGGCTCCGTCCATCTGTCGGGCCAGAAGATCTTCTCGCTGGAGGGTTGCGCGACCTTCAACGAGGCGTACGCGCAGACCTGGCCCGACATGCTGAAGCACTTCAACACCGCCTTCGCGCACGGCGTGAACCAGATCGTCTACCACGGGTTCGCCACGGGAACGGGTATGGGGGTGACGGGCTGGCCCGGATTCTCGCCGTTCACCACGGAGGGCGGCAACGGCTTCTCCGAGGCGTGGGGGCCGCGCCAGCCCACCTGGGCCGACACCCACCTCGTCACGGACTGGACCGCACGCATGCAGTGGGTCCTGCGGCAGGGCCGCCCCTCGGTGGACCTCGCGGTCTACCGGCACAGGTACGGCCCCGACGTCCGTGTGCCCGACGGTGCGGCCGGGTTCACGTACGACTTCACCGGCCCCGCGCAGTTGGAGGGCACCCGGGTCGGTGGTGGCCGCCTCGCTCCGGACGGGCCCGCCTACCGGGCGCTGATCCTGGACCGCCAGCCCACGCTTCCCGTGGCCACCGCCCGGCTCCTCCTTTCCCACGCCCGAGCCGGACTGCCGGTGGTGGTGGTCGGGAACCTGCCGACGCGCACCCCCGGCGCCCATGCGGCCGAGGAGCAGACCGCCCGGCTCACCCGCCTCCTGGGCCAGTTGCTCGATCAGCCCTCGGTGCGCCGGGTCGCCGACCAGCGTGACCTCGCCGGCGCGCTGAAGGCCCTCGGCGTCGCGCCCAGCGCCGACGTGCGCGCCGCTCCGGGCCTGCTGACCGTGCGCCGCACTCTCCCGACGGGAGAGCTGTACTACGTGCACAACCCCACGTCCTCCTCCGTCACCGCCGACATCCGGGTGGAGGGAACGGGCCGGCCGTACGAACTCGACGCGTGGTCCGGGAAGGTCACGCCACTCGGCCTCTACCGCACCGGTCGCGGCCACATCACCCTGCCCGTCGACCTTGCTCCCGCAGGCTCCACGGTGATCGCTCTCGACGGCCGCCGTGTCCGTCATGCCACGGCCACCACGGGCGGGACGGTGACCGTGAGCGACAGCGGACGTCTGCGGCTGCGGGCGACCGCCTCCGGCAGGTACACCGTCACCCTCGACGACGGCCGCAAGCGGCACGTGGTCATCCCGTCCCCGGGCGAGGAACAGCGCCTCGACTCCTGGCACCTCACCGTCGAGGACTGGCGCCGCGGCCCCGACGGCGAGCGCGCCACCACCGTGCACGAGCTCGACCTGGACCAGCTCTCGCCCTGGTCCGACATCCCCGGTCTGCGAGACGTCTCCGGCATCGGCACCTACACCACGACCGTGCGTCTGGGCCGGTCGGACGGGGCCTGGCTCGACCTCGGCCGGGTCACGGACACCTTCGAGGTCACGGTCAACGGCCGCCGCCTGCCCCCGCCGGACCAGATCAGCCACAGGCTCGACCTGGCAGGTCACCTCAGGGAGGGCGCCAACACGATCACCGTCCGCGTAGCGACCCCGCTCCGCAACCGGCTAAGGGTGACCGACGGCTTCCCCGGGCAGGCCGGGATGCCCCGTCAGGAGTACGGCCTCATCGGCCCGGTCAGCCTCGTCCCGTATCGCGAGTCACCGATCCTGGACACCACTACGGGAGCGGTTGCGGGCTGA
- a CDS encoding alpha/beta hydrolase, with amino-acid sequence MGASPEAQKFAQFLDSVSAKASTPGLDLAVVRDIVETNHRASAEPEGVTYAEIDAGGVPSLWCVPEDAHPDRALLHFHFGGSVTASMHSDRKAAGHIAKAAGARSLVVDFRLAPEHPYPAQLDDAETAYRWLLSQGYEPQNIGSTGHSIGGTLAVMLPLRLLAKGEATPGAIVSVSPWTDLTLQNASVDENEGNDKMLNRSILELFRASWLQEPEVDFAAPEISLVHADLTGLPPTTVHYGEHETLADDGAQLARRLQDFKVTSEVHPLPEGQHSFVLGAGRVPEVDRAVQQMGQWLRRHLGA; translated from the coding sequence ATGGGAGCAAGCCCAGAGGCACAGAAGTTCGCGCAGTTCCTGGACAGCGTGAGTGCGAAGGCCTCGACACCGGGGCTCGACCTCGCCGTCGTCCGCGACATCGTCGAGACGAACCACCGCGCTTCGGCCGAACCGGAAGGCGTCACCTACGCCGAAATCGACGCCGGCGGCGTCCCCTCCCTGTGGTGCGTTCCCGAGGACGCTCACCCCGACCGCGCGCTCCTCCACTTCCACTTCGGCGGGTCGGTCACCGCCTCGATGCACTCGGACCGCAAGGCCGCCGGCCACATAGCCAAGGCCGCCGGCGCCCGCTCCCTCGTCGTGGACTTCCGCCTGGCACCCGAACACCCCTACCCGGCACAGCTCGACGACGCCGAGACCGCCTACCGATGGCTGCTCTCCCAGGGCTACGAGCCGCAGAACATCGGCAGCACGGGCCACTCGATCGGCGGCACCCTCGCCGTGATGCTCCCGCTACGGCTGCTCGCGAAGGGCGAGGCGACCCCGGGCGCGATCGTCAGCGTCTCGCCATGGACCGACCTCACCCTCCAGAACGCGTCGGTGGACGAGAACGAGGGCAACGACAAGATGCTCAACAGAAGCATCCTCGAACTCTTCCGGGCCTCCTGGCTGCAGGAGCCCGAAGTGGACTTCGCCGCCCCCGAGATCAGCCTCGTCCATGCCGACCTGACCGGCCTGCCGCCCACCACCGTCCACTACGGCGAACACGAGACCCTCGCCGACGACGGCGCCCAACTCGCCCGCCGCCTCCAGGACTTCAAGGTCACCTCCGAGGTCCACCCGCTGCCCGAAGGACAGCACTCGTTCGTCCTGGGCGCAGGGCGCGTGCCCGAAGTGGACCGGGCAGTCCAACAGATGGGCCAGTGGCTGCGCCGGCACCTGGGTGCCTGA
- a CDS encoding NADP-dependent oxidoreductase: MKAFVVEKYGKDGARAAQVPDPTVRDRDVLVRVSAAGINPLDKMVRDGEFKLLLKYRRPFVLGHDVAGVVVRVGSGVRGFKVGDEVYARPRDLRIGGFAEFIAIDEDDVAPKPASLTAEEAAAVPLVGLAAWQILVDRARLAPGQKVLVHAGAGGLGSTVVQLAKHLGATVATTASTDSEQLVRSLGADVVVDYTKEDFSKALSGYDLVLDSLGGANLQKSLTVLKPGGLAIGVVGPPDAPFAKQLGAPFPLGALMNTLSRKVRKQAKALGVRYEFFFMEANGSQLRKLSALYDSGKLRPVIDTVFPFDQTLEALAYVEQGRTRAGKVVVSMAPDNA; encoded by the coding sequence ATGAAGGCATTCGTCGTCGAGAAGTACGGCAAGGACGGCGCACGTGCCGCACAGGTGCCCGACCCCACCGTCCGGGACCGCGACGTCCTGGTGCGGGTGAGCGCCGCCGGCATCAACCCGCTGGACAAGATGGTCCGCGACGGGGAGTTCAAGCTCCTCCTGAAGTACAGGCGCCCGTTCGTGCTGGGCCACGACGTGGCCGGCGTGGTGGTGCGGGTCGGCTCCGGCGTACGCGGCTTCAAGGTCGGCGACGAGGTCTACGCCCGTCCGCGCGATCTTCGGATCGGGGGCTTCGCGGAGTTCATCGCCATCGACGAGGACGACGTCGCTCCCAAGCCTGCCTCCCTCACCGCCGAGGAGGCAGCCGCGGTGCCTCTGGTCGGCCTGGCCGCCTGGCAGATCCTCGTCGACCGCGCCCGCCTCGCGCCGGGACAGAAGGTGCTCGTCCACGCCGGCGCCGGGGGCCTCGGATCGACGGTCGTCCAGCTCGCCAAGCACCTCGGCGCCACGGTGGCGACGACGGCGAGCACCGACTCCGAACAGCTGGTCAGGAGTCTCGGCGCCGACGTCGTCGTCGACTACACCAAAGAAGACTTCTCGAAGGCACTGTCCGGCTACGACCTGGTACTTGACTCCCTGGGCGGGGCGAACCTGCAGAAATCACTGACCGTGCTGAAGCCCGGCGGCCTGGCCATCGGTGTCGTCGGCCCGCCGGACGCCCCGTTCGCCAAGCAGCTGGGAGCCCCTTTTCCCCTGGGCGCCCTCATGAACACCCTCAGCCGCAAGGTCCGCAAGCAGGCCAAGGCACTTGGAGTGCGCTACGAGTTCTTCTTCATGGAGGCCAACGGCTCCCAGCTGCGCAAGCTCAGCGCCCTGTACGACAGCGGGAAGCTCCGCCCGGTCATCGACACGGTCTTCCCGTTCGACCAGACACTCGAGGCGCTGGCATACGTCGAGCAGGGCCGGACCAGGGCCGGCAAGGTCGTGGTCTCCATGGCTCCCGACAACGCCTGA
- a CDS encoding FtsX-like permease family protein gives MPSPVLPLTWHLTRSSGRRGLQSHLLAAGAAAVGAFVLLVMIAASLGSGARADHTTWRTPAAVSAGRATAVQAMTTTYVRHDPVSVVSLAQLPGREATPAPPGLSAFPKKGEVYLSPALAELIHKLPADQLADRFPKPASYGTIGAAGLASPDELVAVVGRAPSDPAVSKAAGGDNWFDEGQTDRAHIVGFSAAKPKPSIFTASDQQMAVLGATLLVAPVIVLAAAAGRLGAARREQRLAALRLAGATPRQIIAMTAAEAATVGAAGALTGALAYTALLPALAQIPYGIGSWYTGRLWVGLPWLAAVVASVTALITVSAVSMLRQVATSPLGVAQQADPRRTRMIRLVLFAVVLGYVFFSTQGGQLKIPQLIAMLALFYGAFWLFGPWVVDRLGRIAGRFARRPATLLAARRLSDDPRGAWRTVSGLVLAGFVAGFFSVIGLDIDASANHGQVAVVTADSAAARHAATEARALLREAGVTATVKVPSEDDFDTVLSGSAGLIAQVSGGEDQVDTALTALTPLGAGLLPFSQDYVSAPDNVSADRVGVVGIATLVMSFVVAAASAGLTAAANVLDRRRVYGLLRLAGTPLKMLDRARIRETVLPLTVLAGGTTAMGVYGAYQFNKLAGISMNTSGAVQLAACVVVGALAMLAAIACSKPLLRQVTRDVTQTAD, from the coding sequence ATGCCTTCCCCTGTCCTGCCCCTGACCTGGCATCTGACCAGGTCCTCCGGCCGCCGCGGTCTGCAGAGCCACCTGCTTGCCGCAGGAGCCGCCGCCGTCGGCGCGTTCGTACTGCTGGTGATGATCGCCGCCTCCCTCGGCTCCGGTGCTCGCGCCGATCACACGACCTGGCGCACCCCGGCCGCCGTCTCCGCCGGGCGGGCGACCGCCGTCCAGGCGATGACCACGACGTACGTCCGCCACGATCCCGTCTCCGTGGTGTCGCTGGCCCAGCTGCCCGGCCGCGAGGCAACCCCCGCCCCGCCTGGTCTGAGCGCCTTCCCGAAGAAGGGCGAGGTCTACCTGTCCCCCGCACTGGCCGAGTTGATCCACAAACTGCCCGCAGACCAACTGGCCGACCGCTTCCCGAAACCGGCGTCCTACGGCACCATCGGCGCGGCCGGACTCGCCTCTCCTGACGAGCTGGTGGCCGTGGTGGGCCGGGCCCCGTCCGACCCGGCGGTGTCCAAGGCGGCCGGCGGAGACAACTGGTTCGACGAGGGGCAGACCGACCGGGCCCACATCGTCGGGTTCTCCGCGGCCAAGCCCAAGCCGAGCATCTTCACCGCCAGCGACCAGCAGATGGCGGTACTGGGCGCGACGCTGCTGGTGGCGCCCGTGATCGTGCTGGCCGCGGCAGCCGGAAGGCTGGGCGCCGCACGGCGTGAGCAGCGGCTCGCCGCGCTGCGGCTGGCCGGGGCCACCCCGCGGCAGATCATCGCGATGACCGCCGCGGAGGCGGCGACCGTGGGCGCGGCCGGAGCGCTGACGGGCGCGCTCGCCTACACGGCCCTGCTGCCCGCCCTCGCACAGATCCCCTACGGCATCGGCAGCTGGTACACCGGCCGGCTGTGGGTGGGACTGCCCTGGCTCGCCGCGGTGGTGGCGTCGGTCACCGCGCTCATCACCGTCAGCGCCGTGTCGATGCTGCGCCAGGTGGCCACCTCACCGCTCGGCGTCGCCCAGCAGGCCGATCCGCGCCGCACCCGCATGATCCGCCTCGTGCTGTTCGCCGTCGTGTTGGGATACGTCTTCTTCTCCACGCAGGGCGGCCAGCTCAAGATCCCGCAGCTGATCGCCATGCTGGCGCTGTTCTACGGCGCGTTCTGGCTGTTCGGCCCATGGGTGGTGGACCGGCTGGGCCGGATCGCGGGCCGCTTCGCCCGCCGCCCGGCGACCCTGCTGGCGGCCCGACGGCTCAGCGACGACCCGCGCGGCGCCTGGCGCACCGTCAGCGGCCTGGTCCTGGCCGGATTCGTGGCCGGCTTCTTCTCCGTCATCGGGCTGGACATCGACGCTTCCGCCAACCACGGCCAGGTCGCCGTGGTGACCGCGGACAGCGCCGCCGCCCGGCACGCGGCCACGGAGGCCCGTGCCCTGCTGCGGGAAGCGGGCGTCACCGCCACCGTCAAGGTCCCCTCCGAGGACGACTTCGACACTGTGCTGAGCGGCAGCGCGGGCCTGATCGCCCAAGTCTCCGGGGGCGAGGACCAGGTGGACACCGCGCTCACCGCGCTGACACCCCTCGGGGCGGGCCTGCTGCCGTTCAGCCAGGACTATGTGAGCGCCCCGGACAACGTGAGCGCGGACCGCGTCGGTGTGGTAGGCATCGCCACCCTGGTCATGAGCTTCGTCGTCGCGGCCGCCTCGGCCGGGCTGACCGCCGCCGCGAACGTCCTCGACCGACGCCGTGTCTACGGCCTGCTGCGGCTGGCCGGCACCCCGCTGAAGATGCTGGACCGGGCGCGGATCCGCGAGACGGTCCTTCCCCTGACCGTCCTGGCCGGTGGCACCACCGCGATGGGCGTCTACGGCGCGTACCAGTTCAACAAGCTGGCCGGGATCTCGATGAACACCTCCGGCGCCGTCCAGCTCGCCGCCTGCGTGGTCGTCGGCGCGCTCGCCATGCTGGCCGCGATCGCCTGCAGCAAGCCGCTCCTGCGCCAGGTGACGAGGGACGTGACGCAGACTGCGGACTGA
- a CDS encoding winged helix-turn-helix transcriptional regulator, whose translation MDPRLDRDVSNCSIARTLEIVGEKWTILILREVWYGSSRFSDFERVLGCPRNLLAARLRMLVDEGILATGTYKEPGSRSRPKYVITPKGMDLVPAVLGLLQWGDRYRADPEGPAVLARHRACGADVDVQIRCEQGHAVQAEDIESVPGPSFRMKPAE comes from the coding sequence ATGGACCCTCGTCTCGACCGGGACGTGTCGAACTGTTCCATCGCGCGGACCCTTGAGATCGTGGGGGAGAAGTGGACGATCCTGATCCTGCGCGAGGTCTGGTACGGCTCGTCCCGCTTCAGCGACTTCGAACGTGTCCTCGGCTGTCCTCGCAACCTCCTCGCGGCGCGGCTTCGCATGCTCGTGGACGAAGGGATCCTGGCCACCGGGACCTACAAGGAGCCCGGCTCGCGGAGCCGGCCCAAGTACGTGATCACTCCCAAGGGCATGGATCTGGTCCCGGCCGTGCTGGGACTCCTGCAGTGGGGTGACCGATACCGTGCCGACCCCGAGGGGCCCGCGGTGCTGGCGAGGCACCGCGCATGTGGCGCGGACGTCGATGTCCAGATCCGCTGCGAACAAGGTCATGCCGTGCAGGCGGAAGACATCGAGAGCGTTCCCGGCCCTTCCTTTCGCATGAAGCCCGCCGAATGA
- a CDS encoding ABC transporter ATP-binding protein, translating into MSIVLAGHGLTKKYGSTTALAGVDVQVGERDSLAIMGPSGSGKSTLLHTLAGIIRPDDGQVLLRGERIDNLGENRLSALRRKRFGFVFQFGQLLPELPAEENAALPLMLEGTPRRQAIERARRWFAPLGLAGLEQRRPGQLSGGQAQRVAIARALAVEPDVVFADEPTGALDQTTSTEVIQLLTFATRDTGAALVMVTHDADVAAHCDRILQVRDGRISGHTQYTVA; encoded by the coding sequence ATGAGCATCGTCCTGGCCGGTCACGGCCTGACCAAGAAGTACGGCTCCACCACCGCGCTGGCCGGTGTGGACGTCCAGGTCGGTGAGCGCGACTCACTGGCCATCATGGGCCCGTCCGGCTCCGGCAAGTCCACCCTCCTGCACACGCTCGCCGGGATCATCCGCCCGGACGACGGCCAGGTGCTGCTGCGCGGCGAGCGCATCGACAACCTCGGCGAGAACCGGCTCAGCGCGCTGCGCCGCAAGCGGTTCGGGTTCGTCTTCCAGTTCGGCCAGCTCCTGCCCGAACTGCCCGCCGAGGAGAACGCCGCGCTGCCGCTGATGCTGGAGGGCACACCCCGCAGGCAGGCCATCGAACGGGCCCGCCGCTGGTTCGCGCCGCTCGGCCTCGCCGGCCTGGAACAGCGCCGCCCCGGCCAACTCTCCGGCGGCCAGGCCCAACGCGTCGCCATCGCCCGCGCCCTGGCCGTCGAACCCGACGTGGTCTTCGCCGACGAACCCACCGGCGCCCTCGACCAGACCACCAGCACGGAGGTGATCCAGTTGCTGACCTTCGCCACCCGGGACACGGGCGCCGCCCTGGTCATGGTCACCCACGACGCCGACGTCGCGGCCCACTGCGACCGGATCCTCCAGGTCCGCGACGGCCGGATCAGCGGTCACACCCAATACACCGTCGCCTGA
- a CDS encoding GNAT family N-acetyltransferase, whose amino-acid sequence MITLGLSDRAGRRVVLHEVNDENWRAVADVAPLDEQRRYVPALAARYLLLSVREGIWHSLAVCADDAVVGHIMWGRDEDGSYWLGGMVIDGTEQGKGVGRAAVRTLMEWLARREDCRELRLSYHPDNAVAARLYASVGFQPTEVASGDEVVASLSVLDGDPKDLNSPSP is encoded by the coding sequence GTGATCACCCTTGGGCTTTCTGACAGAGCGGGGCGACGTGTTGTCCTGCATGAAGTAAATGACGAGAACTGGCGTGCTGTCGCGGACGTCGCTCCGCTGGACGAGCAGCGCCGATACGTGCCCGCGTTGGCGGCTCGCTACCTGCTTCTGTCGGTGCGGGAAGGCATCTGGCACTCGTTGGCGGTCTGCGCCGATGACGCGGTGGTCGGTCACATCATGTGGGGTCGTGACGAAGACGGCTCGTACTGGCTCGGGGGCATGGTCATCGATGGCACCGAGCAGGGCAAGGGGGTCGGGCGGGCGGCGGTGCGAACCCTCATGGAGTGGCTGGCCCGACGTGAGGACTGCCGGGAGCTTCGTCTGTCCTATCACCCGGACAACGCCGTGGCCGCGAGGCTCTACGCCTCCGTGGGCTTCCAGCCGACGGAAGTTGCTTCCGGTGACGAGGTCGTTGCCAGTCTGTCTGTGCTCGACGGCGATCCGAAGGACCTGAACTCCCCGTCGCCGTGA
- a CDS encoding sensor histidine kinase: protein MGITTLVLLAAMDVLIAVVDDKALWPVLVLLSLGLAAILWPSARRPGRLTPQLRAAVPAGASLALTAVARQAEPIRMFGPGEVAVLLCLLLITVRTAPPRWAGLCAVLVGAAAIATPLRFYAIGTQDDNLILGLALAVALLTGIAACLGGYLRALDHRRGVAVAETRRSERLAMAADLHDFVAHHVTGILVQTQMARMMVTSDPGRLDPVLAGIEHAATEALDSMRLTVGILREGPERAARLEPGESRPVGDLTALAELVDGFGGPTGSQAELHRDASVPRNLPHEVQAAAYRVVQEALTNVRRHAADATEVTVALAHADDTLRVTVRDNGRGGAPLPHAARGGGFGIVGLTERVTALGGELRTGPRKDHGWEVIALLPAVRQGS from the coding sequence GTGGGTATCACCACGCTGGTCCTGCTGGCAGCCATGGACGTGCTCATAGCCGTCGTCGACGACAAGGCGCTCTGGCCGGTGCTGGTGCTCCTGTCACTCGGCCTCGCGGCGATTCTGTGGCCCTCCGCCCGTCGGCCGGGACGGCTCACTCCCCAACTGCGCGCAGCCGTACCAGCGGGTGCTTCCCTGGCCCTGACCGCCGTCGCCAGGCAGGCCGAGCCCATACGCATGTTCGGCCCGGGTGAGGTGGCCGTCCTGCTCTGCCTGTTGCTGATCACCGTCCGTACCGCGCCACCACGGTGGGCGGGCCTGTGCGCCGTACTCGTCGGGGCGGCGGCCATCGCGACGCCGCTGCGCTTCTACGCCATCGGCACCCAGGACGACAACCTGATCCTGGGTCTCGCGCTGGCAGTAGCGCTGCTGACCGGCATCGCCGCCTGTCTCGGCGGCTACCTGCGTGCCCTGGACCACAGGCGCGGCGTCGCGGTCGCCGAGACCCGCCGCTCCGAACGCCTCGCCATGGCTGCCGACCTGCACGACTTCGTCGCCCACCATGTGACCGGCATTCTGGTCCAGACACAGATGGCCCGCATGATGGTCACCAGTGATCCCGGCCGTCTGGACCCGGTCCTGGCGGGAATCGAGCACGCGGCGACCGAAGCGCTCGACTCCATGCGGTTGACCGTCGGTATCCTGCGCGAGGGCCCGGAGCGGGCGGCCCGGCTCGAGCCGGGCGAGAGCCGCCCGGTGGGCGATCTGACAGCGCTCGCGGAACTGGTCGACGGGTTCGGCGGTCCGACCGGTTCGCAGGCCGAACTGCACCGTGACGCCTCGGTACCCCGGAATCTGCCCCACGAAGTGCAGGCCGCCGCCTACCGCGTCGTCCAGGAAGCCCTCACGAACGTACGGCGCCACGCCGCCGACGCCACCGAGGTCACCGTCGCCCTCGCTCACGCAGACGACACCCTGCGCGTGACGGTGCGCGACAACGGCCGCGGGGGCGCCCCGCTGCCGCACGCCGCCCGCGGCGGAGGCTTCGGCATCGTCGGCCTCACCGAACGTGTCACCGCCCTCGGTGGTGAACTGCGCACCGGCCCGCGCAAGGACCACGGCTGGGAGGTCATCGCCCTCCTGCCTGCCGTGCGGCAAGGGAGTTGA
- a CDS encoding S1 family serine peptidase, with protein sequence MHLFHAPAHRRAARRSAPVAVAAGTVLGLVGVSVGTAHAATPADHGRPVVQVIGGVAKPDGSYPFMAGLLIKGKGKPLDRHFCGGSLLSPDVVLTAAHCVDDVKPKQIETVVGRTVLSNTKQGHLRNIRSITLHPRYNGDYDVAFLELDKPVYGIAPVNLPTQGTDALIRPGVKATVAGWGNTDTEVPNHPDRLRAVNVPIVSHIECKASYPSYNKKVHVCAGVEGKDSCQGDSGGPLFRTLKGRKGVYQIGVVSYGDGCAAQGAPGVYTYTGSAELWGTLGESTKGKRMKRLLGR encoded by the coding sequence ATGCACCTGTTCCATGCCCCCGCCCACAGAAGGGCGGCTCGGCGGAGCGCCCCCGTCGCAGTCGCGGCCGGCACGGTCCTCGGGCTCGTCGGCGTGTCCGTCGGCACGGCCCACGCCGCGACCCCGGCGGACCACGGGCGCCCGGTCGTGCAGGTCATCGGCGGTGTCGCGAAGCCCGACGGTTCGTACCCGTTCATGGCGGGGCTGCTGATCAAGGGCAAGGGCAAGCCACTCGACCGGCACTTCTGCGGCGGCAGCCTGCTCAGTCCGGATGTCGTGTTGACGGCCGCGCACTGTGTCGACGACGTGAAGCCCAAGCAGATAGAGACCGTCGTGGGCCGGACCGTACTGTCGAACACGAAGCAGGGCCATCTGCGCAACATCCGCTCGATCACCCTCCACCCCCGCTACAACGGGGACTACGACGTCGCGTTCCTGGAGCTGGACAAGCCCGTCTACGGCATCGCCCCGGTCAACCTGCCGACACAGGGCACGGACGCGCTCATCCGTCCTGGCGTCAAGGCCACGGTCGCCGGCTGGGGCAACACCGACACCGAGGTGCCGAACCATCCGGACCGGCTGCGCGCGGTGAACGTCCCGATCGTGTCGCACATCGAGTGCAAGGCGTCGTACCCGAGCTACAACAAGAAGGTCCATGTGTGCGCGGGAGTGGAGGGGAAGGATTCCTGCCAGGGTGACAGCGGCGGGCCGCTCTTCCGCACGCTGAAGGGCCGCAAGGGCGTGTACCAGATAGGTGTCGTGTCGTACGGCGACGGCTGCGCGGCGCAGGGTGCTCCCGGCGTCTACACCTACACCGGCTCCGCCGAACTGTGGGGCACGCTGGGAGAGTCCACCAAGGGCAAGCGGATGAAGCGTCTGCTCGGCCGCTGA